The following are from one region of the Sorghum bicolor cultivar BTx623 chromosome 2, Sorghum_bicolor_NCBIv3, whole genome shotgun sequence genome:
- the LOC8056195 gene encoding UDP-glycosyltransferase 90A1, which produces MATTTSPLPFQVHHGPHVAIFPLMAKGHTMPLLDLACLLRGRGLADVTFVTTPGNASFVRAALRRGGAGDAAVLELAYPAAGRAPAGGEGAEGVASASSFAAFAESTSALRPRFEEALAALRTPASLLVADGFLYWAHASAAALGVPSVSFLGTSAFAHVARDAFVRDKPGAPAASPQLDDDDDDDDATTATYYTAPEFPHLQFSIRDLVPPPLPLIDLDAKMAAAVAASRGLIVNTFYDLEGRYIEHWNHHIGPKVWAIGPLWLARQSTSSFSGTGSELHAKPSWMQWLDEMAAAGKPVVYISLGTLAAISDAQLKEVADGLDMAGVNFLWALRPDNNSDDLGTGYDEESVVGRGNKVVREWVDQRQILRHPSVRGFVSHCGWNSVLESVAAGVPLVAWPCEFEQPMNAKFVVDELRIGVRVHASDGAIGGLVKSEEITRAVKEVMFGEAATAMALRVTEIAAQAQLAVSDGGSSWKEVEEMISELCVW; this is translated from the coding sequence ATGGCCACTACTACGTCTCCTCTTCCTTTCCAAGTCCACCACGGGCCTCACGTCGCCATCTTCCCGCTCATGGCGAAGGGCCACACGATGCCGCTGCTGGACCTCGCCTGCCTCCTGCGCGGCCGGGGGCTCGCCGACGTCACCTTCGTCACAACCCCGGGCAACGCCTCCTTCGTGCGCGCCGCCCTGCGGCGAGGCGGCGCAGGCGACGCGGCCGTCCTGGAGCTCGCGTACCCGGCCGCCGGCCGCGCGCCCGCGGGTGGGGAGGGCGCCGAGGGAGTCGCGTCGGCGTCCTCCTTCGCCGCATTCGCGGAGTCCACGTCGGCGCTGCGGCCGCGGTTCGAGGAGGCGCTCGCGGCGCTGCGCACGCCCGCGAGCCTCCTCGTCGCCGACGGGTTCCTGTACTGGGCGCACGCGTCGGCCGCCGCGCTCGGTGTCCCGAGCGTGTCGTTCCTGGGCACGTCCGCGTTCGCGCACGTCGCCCGGGATGCGTTCGTGCGGGACAAGCCGGGAGCCCCTGCTGCCTCGCCGcagctcgacgacgacgacgacgacgacgacgcaaccACTGCCACGTACTATACGGCGCCGGAGTTCCCTCACCTCCAGTTCTCCATCCGCGACCTcgtgccgccgccgctcccGTTGATAGACTTGGATGCTAAGATGGCGGCGGCCGTCGCGGCGAGCCGCGGTCTCATCGTCAACACCTTCTATGATCTAGAGGGCCGCTACATAGAGCACTGGAACCACCACATCGGGCCTAAGGTCTGGGCTATCGGCCCGCTATGGCTTGCCAGGCAATCCACCTCCTCCTTCTCCGGCACCGGCAGCGAACTCCACGCCAAGCCATCGTGGATGCAGTGGCTGGACGAAATGGCGGCAGCCGGAAAGCCTGTAGTGTACATCTCACTGGGGACACTGGCAGCCATCTCAGATGCGCAGCTGAAAGAGGTGGCCGACGGGCTAGACATGGCCGGGGTGAACTTCCTGTGGGCTCTGCGACCTGACAATAATTCCGATGATCTTGGCACGGGGTACGacgaggagagtgttgtcggaCGAGGCAACAAGGTGGTAAGAGAATGGGTGGATCAACGGCAGATCCTCCGGCACCCAAGCGTCCGAGGGTTTGTAAGCCACTGCGGGTGGAACTCAGTGTTGGAGAGTGTCGCCGCCGGTGTGCCATTGGTGGCATGGCCATGCGAGTTTGAGCAGCCCATGAACGCAAAGTTCGTCGTCGATGAGCTGCGGATCGGCGTTAGGGTTCATGCCAGCGACGGAGCGATTGGAGGCCTGGTCAAAAGCGAGGAGATCACGAGGGCGGTCAAGGAGGTGATGTTTGGGGAGGCGGCAACGGCGATGGCACTGAGAGTGACGGAGATAGCAGCGCAGGCTCAGCTAGCCGTGTCCGATGGTGGGTCGTCGTGGAAGGAGGTCGAGGAGATGATTAGCGAGCTGTGTGTGTGGTAG
- the LOC8056196 gene encoding homeobox-leucine zipper protein HOX25 has product MDYARSMISSSAVPFRAAGDGDGGGQVFLFGGRGGGGFLRGLPLVGGASAAAGAAADGRRKRAFQLTTAHEEPQLELGDDELCGGFDYELLHGPQQQERTKRRLTAEQVRELELSFEEEKRKLEPERKSELARRLGIAPRQVAVWFQNRRARWRTKQLEQDFDRLRAAHDDLLAGRDALLADNDRLRSQVITLTEKLQAKESSASEPEEFTVATQETAYALFEEDKLCLCSEIATGSTAAAAPGSNDSPESYFAGACSPPSSPEDDGCGGADDRTFFLPDALLATGVEESLERAAEEDDGAGTQLNNWAWLWNDQQY; this is encoded by the exons ATGGACTACGCTCGTAGCATGATCAGCAGCTCCGCTGTGCCATTCCGTGCTGCCGGCGACGGCGATGGCGGCGGACAGGTGTTTCTCTttggcggccgcggcggcggcggattcCTTCGAG GATTGCCGTTGGTGGGTGGCGCCAGCGCTGCTGCCGGTGCGGCGGCGGACGGCCGGCGCAAGCGGGCGTTTCAGCTAACGACGGCGCACGAGGAGCCGCAGCTGGAGCTGGGCGACGACGAGCTGTGCGGCGGCTTCGACTACGAGCTCCTCCACGGGCCGCAGCAGCAGGAGCGGACGAAGCGGCGGCTGACGGCGGAGCAGGTGCGGGAGCTGGAGCTGAGCTTCGAGGAGGAGAAGCGGAAGCTGGAGCCCGAGCGGAAGAGCGAGCTGGCGCGAAGGCTCGGGATCGCGCCGCGCCAGGTGGCCGTGTGGTTCCAGAACCGCCGCGCGCGCTGGAGGACCAAGCAGCTGGAGCAGGACTTCGACCGCCTCAGGGCCGCGCACGACGACCTCCTCGCCGGCCGCGACGCGCTCCTCGCCGACAACGATCGCCTCCGCTCACAG GTGATCACGTTAACTGAGAAACTGCAAGCGAAGGAGTCGTCGGCGTCAGAGCCGGAAGAGTTTACAGTTGCCACTCAAGAGACAGCCTATGCTCTTTTCGAAGAAGACAAGCTCTGCCTCTGCTCCGAGATCGCCACCGGCAGCACTGCAGCGGCGGCGCCAGGGAGCAACGACAGCCCGGAGTCCTACTTCGCCGGTGCGTGCTCGCCTCCGTCGTCGCCAGAGGACGACGGCTGCGGTGGCGCCGACGACCGCACCTTCTTCCTCCCGGACGCCCTGCTCGCCACGGGCGTGGAGGAGAGCCTCGAGCGCGCTGCCGAAGAGGACGATGGCGCTGGGACGCAGCTCAACAACTGGGCATGGTTATGGAACGATCAGCAGTATTAG